GGACAGTCAGCACAATGCCAACTGACCCACCACCAGCGTTCAAATCATCGGCGGCAATTTATCCAGCATCTTGTCCAGCGTAATCGGGTATTCACGCACGCGAATTCCGGTGCACCCGAGCCTGCGCGGCTTGCAAGCCCGGGTGAACGTGCAGAACATTTTCGATCGTGAGTACATATCGGACTGCAACTACTCGTTTGGTTGCTATTACGGCCAGGAGCGAGTGGCTTCGGTTGAGATGACTTACGACTGGTAATTCAGCGGCGCGGCGCCAGACGCCATCGCCGGCAAGCCGGCTCCTACAGTTGATCGCATTCCCCTGTAGGAGCCGGCTTGCCGGCGATGAGGCTAGGACAGTCAGCACAATGCCAACTTACCCACTACCAGCGCTCAAATCATCGGCGGCAATTTATCCAGCATCTTGTCCAGCGTGATCGGGTATTCACGCACACGAATTCCCGTCGCGTTGTACACCGCATTGGCGATGGCTGCACTGACCCCGCAAATACCCAGTTCGCCAACGCCCTTGGCTTTCATCGGCGAGGAAATCGGGTCGGTTTCATCGAGGAAAATTACCTCCTGGTGGGGGATGTCGGCGTGCACCGGCACTTCGTATCCGGCCAGGTCATGATTCACGAAAAAGCCGAGGCGCTTGTCCACCACCAGGTCTTCCATCAGCGCCGCGCCGACGCCCATGGTCATTGCGCCGATGACCTGGCTGCGGGCCGAGGTCGGGTTGAGAATGCGCCCGGCTGCGCACACCGCCAGCATCCGGCGCACGCGGGTTTCTCCGGTGGCTCTGTCGACCGCCACTTCCACAAAGTGCGCGCCAAAGGTCGATTGTTGATACTTCTTGCTCAGTTCGCCGAACTCGATGCTGTCTTCAGCGACGATTTCGCCGGACTGTGCCGCGTTGCGCAACGGCATGTTTTTTCCTCCAGCGTGGACCTCGCCACCGACGAATTCAGCGTCGTCGACGTTCACGCCGAGGCGTTGCGCCACGGCCTCACGCAGTTTGACGCACGCGGCATACACCCCGGCGGTCGAGCAGTTGCCACCGAACTGACCACCTGAGCCTGCAGACACTGGAAAGCTCGAATCGCCCAATCTCACCACGACGTTGTCGAGGCTGACACCCAGCATCTCCGCCGCCGTCTGGGCAATGATCGTGTAGCTGCCGGTGCCGATGTCGGTCATGTCGGTTTCCACCGTTACGATTCCCTGATCATTCAAGCGAACACGCGCCCCGGACTTCACCAGCAGATTGTTGCGAAAGGCGACACCGACCCCCATGCCGATCAGCCAGCGGCCCTCGCGCTGTGTGGCCGGTTGCGCATGCCGTTGGTTCCAGCCAAAACGATCAGCCCCGGTGCGCAGGCATTCGATCAAATGGCGCTGGGAAAAAGGCCGATCCGGCTTCACGGGATCGACTTGGGTGTCATTGATGATTCGAAATTCGATAGGGTCGAGTTTCAGCTTTTCCGCCATCTCGTCCATGGCAATTTCCAGTGCCATCATGCCCGGCGTTTCACCCGGTGCGCGCATGGCGTTGCCTTCCGGCAAATCGAGTATGGACAGGCGCATGGTCACGCGGCGGTTTTCCCCGGCGTACAACAATTTGCTCGGTTGCGCGGCCAGTTCCACCTTGCCGCCTGGTAAATCGCCGGACCAGCCTTCGTGGGCCATTGCGGTGATCTTGCCGTCGCTGCCGGCTCCGATGCGGATGCGTTGGATGGTCGCCGGGCGGTGGGTGCAATTGTTGAAGATCAGTGGCCGCGCCAGCGCCACTTTCACCGGCCGGCCGGCCATGCGCGCGCCGAGCGCTGCAAGGATCGCGTCGGAACGGATGAACAATTTGCCACCGAATCCACCGCCGATGTACGGCGAGATCAGGCGCACGTTTTTCTTCGGTATGCCGAGGGTGCTCGCCAGGTCGGTGACCGACCAATCAATCATCTGGTTCGATGTCCACAACGTCAGGCGGTCGCCATCCCAGGCGGCCATCGAAGCCATGGGCTCCATCATGGCGTGGGCCTGGTCGGGCGTCGTGTAGGTTTCGTCGAGTTGCACCGGGGCCGCCGCGAACGCGGTTTCAAAATCGCCGTGCAGCGTGTCTGCCATTTGCTCCTTGGGTTCAACGGCCGAGTCGCGAGAGCTGGCGAGATCGAAGGTGCCTTCCGTGCTGGAGTAGGTAATGTCCACTCGCTCTGCGGCGGCTCGAGCCTGTTCGAAGGTTTGCGCGACCACCAGCGCCACGGCCTGGTGGTAGTGCTGAATCTGCGGCCCACCAAGCAACTTGGCGGTGTTGTATTTGCCTTTGCCGAGCTTGCCGGCATTGGCGGCGGTAACGATGGCGATCACCCCCGGCGATGACTGCGCAGCTTCCAGGTTCATCGCGGCGATGCGCCCCTTGGCGATGGCAGAACCGACCACCACGCCATAGGCCTGGTTCGGCACGGCGTCGTGGTGTTCGTAGGCGTAAGGCGCCTGCCCGGTGGTTTTCAGCGACCCTTCGACGCGCGTGGTGGGGTGGCCGATGACCTTGCCTTGGTCGATGGGATTGGTGGTGGCAGGGGTGTCGAACTTCATGCCTGAGCCCTCGCTTGCGCCATCACCGAAGCGAGCGTGCGCTCGACCAGGGTCAGTTTGAAGGCGTTTTCATGGGTGGGTGTGGCGCCGGCCAGCAGTTGTTCCGTGAGCGCTTTAGCGCCTTTGTTCATCGCTGTTTCAGCGGTTTCCACGCGCCATGGTTTATGCGCGACCCCACCGAGAGCAACGCGGCCCGAGCCGTCCTGCTGGATTACCGCAGCCACCGAGACAAGGGCGAATGCGTAAGAGGCGCGGTCGCGCACTTTCTGATAGAGGTGCGTGCCGCCAATCGGCGCCGGCAAGGTCACAGCGGTAATCAACTCATGCGCCAGCAATGTGGTTTCAATGTTTGGCGTATTGCCGGGTAGACGATGCAGATCGGCGATGGCGATCACGCGTGTGGTGCCATCGGGTCGGACCGTCTCGACCTGGGCATCAAGCACACGCATCGCCACGGCCATGTCGCTGGGATGGGTGGCAATGCAGGCGTCGCTGACGCCGATAATTCCCAGTTGCCGACTGAACCCGCCAATGGCGGCGCAGCCACTGCCGGGCTGGCGCTTGTTGCAGGCTTGATGGGTGTCATAGAAGTACGGACAGCGCGTGCGTTGCAGCAGGTTGCCGGCAGTGGTGGCCATGTTGCGCAACTGGCCAGAGGCGCCGGCGAGAAGGGCGCGGGAAAGAACACCGTAATCCTTGCGGATGCGTGCGTCGGCAGCGAGGTCGGTGTTGCGCACCAGTGCACCGATTCTGAGGCCACCTTCGGGCGTGGCTTCAATGCGGTCCAGCGCCAGGTCGTTGACGTCGATCAGTTGCGTCGGCGTCTCGATGTCCAACTTCATCAGGTCCAGCAGGTTGGTGCCGCCCGCGATGAATCGCGAGCCGCTGACCTGCGCGGCGAGCGAGGCGGCTTCGGCTGGCGACCGGGCGTGTAAATAGGTAAAGGGCCTCATGCGCTGGCCTCCGCGACTTCGGTGATCGCTTGGATGATGTTGGAGTACGCACCGCAGCGGCAGATATTGCCGCTCATGCGTTCCTGGAGTTCGCTGGCGATCAGCTTCGGCGGTTCGGTGAGGCTTGGGCTGGCGTGGCTGGGAATGCCGTCGCGGATTTCCCCCAGCACCGCGACCGCCGAGCAGATCTGCCCCGGTGTGCAATAGCCGCATTGATAGCCGTCATGCTTGATGAACGCCGCCTGCATCGGGTGCAACTTATCCGGCGTACCGAGTCCTTCAATGGTGGTGACCTTCGAGCCTTCGTGCATCACCGCCAGGGTCAGGCAGGAATTGATCCGCCGACCGTCGACAATGACCGTGCAGGCGCCGCACTGGCCGTGGTCGCAACCTTTTTTGGTGCCGGTGAGCTGCAAGTGTTCGCGCAACAGGTCAAGCAGGGTAGTGCGGGTGTCGAGTTCCATTTGTTGCTGCGTGCCGTTCACCCAGATCGACACTTTGGTCTTGACGGGAAGCGCGGCGTTGGCGGCCGCTGCTTGCGCGGAAATGAAGGGAGGCAGGATCACAGCGGCTGCGGTCACCACGCCCACGATCAGCAGTTCTCGTCGGGAAATCGTCATCACGTTGGGCATCGGTACGTTTCCTATGGTTGATTGGCGATTACAGCCCTCATCCATTGACTGACCGCGAAGGTCAGGAAAACGTTTATGTTTTTTCGACTATAGAGTTATGCGTGTTGCTCATGAATCGATCAAGACAGGCGAGTTACGCGGTGCGGCGCGCTATGATAGGCCGCCGCGCCCATTCCCCCGGAGTCAGTCCCCGCAATGCCCCAGATCACCCACTACAAATCTCCGTGCCCCGAGCACATCAATAGTCAGATCCTGCAAATGGTGGTCGACAACCTGACCGACATCAGCATGGTTGCGATCCCGCCAAGCAACCTGTTGTACAACGTGTACCAATACGCCATCGGCTACGAGGTGCACCTGTATCTGGAAGCGCTGAACGGGGCGAAAGGGATTGAGGTGGAATTGCTGGTCGCCACGGACCTGGATGACCCGGAAAAAGTCGTCGGATTCCTGCTGTACCTGCCGGTCAAGGACGATACGGACGCGTGCGGCGTGGCCTATATGGCCGTGGACGCCAGCCATCGCCGACAAGGGATTGCGCGCCGGATGCTGCGGGAGATGGTCGGCCGTTATCCGCATGCCGAGCTGACCTGTGCGGTGGCCAAGGTGCCGTACTTTGAGTCGATGGGCTTCCAGGTGGTGGGTACACGCGCCACCCAAGTGTTGATGAACACCCGCGACCACGGCAGCAATGGTTTGATGGCGCAGCTGGATGTGGCACCGATCTACAGTTCGCTGGAGGTGCGGCAGATTCATACCTACCTGCTGCAAAAGCACGGCAAACGGGCGATGCTCGATGCGGAGAAACAGCGTGATCGGCACCTGGATCAGATAACGCGCAAAGCCAGTGAGTTTGTCCGCGAGCGATTGGGCGAACACGAATAATAACTGTGGGAACAGGCTCACTCCCAGAGGGGATGTGTGGTGGTTTCCAGAATGCACAAAGCCCGGCCAGGTGCCGGGCTTTTTCTTGTCTTGTTCACGCGCAGTTAAAAAAGAGCCTCAAAGCTCTTTGATGGGGAGAAGTGGAGCCATTGAGGCTCAAGATGCGCATGAAGCAGGCGGTGAGCTTGATAGGGGTTCAGTGCACTCACCACCTACGCAACGGCCTGGACAAGCAAGCGGCTGCGCAACTCCATCCTAGGAAGATGGGGGTTCGGCCTCAAGTACCGCTAGTCGAATCCCCCCACAAGTGTCAGCTTCTGCGAGGTCCATCACCCGGCCAACCGGCCTGATTCAGGGCCTTGAGCGGCGTTTCGGCATCCAGCCCCGGCACCGCGTGGCCGTTACCTTCGGTCGTTTCGGCGGCAAGCAAGGCATTGATGATGACTTCGTCGACGGCTTCGGTGGCGGCCAGGAACAATTCGCTGATGTGATCGTTGTTGACCATGCTCAAGTTGTCGCAGGTCGTAGTTTTTTTGCTCTCGTAAGCAGCCGGTGGCACGTGCTGATTACCCGTGGCGAAAGCGATGAAGATGTCGCCGCTGTGGTCTTCATTGCCGCCGCCAGTGCGCGCCAGGCCGAGGCAAGTCGAAACTGCACGGCTCATTCTCCAGGGCTTCTCCAGCAAGGCCATCGCCCAGCAAATGGGCATCTCCCCGGAAACGGTGAAGGTGCATCGACGCAATCTCTATCACAAGCTCAATGTGTGTGGGCATGATGAGTTGTTTGCGTTAGTGCTTAATCCGCCAGGGTAAACACCAACGCCTTCAAACCACACTCAACATCCGCATCCGGAAACTCCGGCGGATTGTCCAGGCGCTGTTCAAAGCGCAGGCTCGGCGCTTCACGAGTGACGCCGTCGATGAGGAAGTCTGCCCCGAACGCCGGGTCGTTCATGCAGGCAAGTACGCTGCCGTTTTCAGCGAGCAGTTCAGGCAGGCGACGCAGCACGCGTTGATAGTCCTTGGTCAGCAAAAAACTGCCTTTCTGGAACGATGGCGGGTCGATGATGACCAGGTCGTACGGCCCCTTGCCGATTACCTTGCCCCAGGACTTGAACAGGTCATGGCCGAGAAAAGTCACCTTGCCCAGGTCATGGCCGTTGAGCCGGTGATTGTCGCGACCACGGCTCAGGGCCGGGCTCGACATGTCGAGGTTGACCACATGGGTTGCGCCACCTTCGATGGCCGCCACCGAGAAGCCACAGGTGTAGGCGAACAGGTTCAGCACCCGTTTGCCCGCCGTATTAGCGCGCACCCAGTCGCGGCCGTAGCGCATGTCGAGGAACAGGCCGGTGTTCTGTTTGCGCCCCAGGTCCACTCGATACTTCAGGCCGCCTTCGACAATTGTCAGCTCGTCGACTTCTTCCCCGAGCAACCATTCGGTGGTGCTTTGCAGCAGGTAGCGATGCTGCAGCAGTAGGGTGTGCGCACCGGATTGTGTCCATTCGGCTGATTGCGTGAGCTCCTGCAAAAGCTGTTTCAACGCCTCCAGCTGCGCCGCTTCCGGCTCCTTGAACAGCGCCACCAGCACGACGCCTTGCAACCAATCCACAGTCAATTGTTCGAGCCCCGGCCAGCAGCGGCCGCGCCCGTGGAACATACGGCGGGTTTCGGCAGGAGCGGCCGCCAGGGCGGTCAGCAAATGTTCACGGAGGGTGGCGAGGGCGTCAGGGGTCATCGGTCTGGGTCAGTAATTTGAGGGCGCGGCATTTAACCATAATTGCACCATAGTCGGGTCGGCACGAAACAGGGTGGGAGCCTGCTCGCGATTGCGGTGGGTCATTCACAAATTGAGTGCCGGATACGACGTCATCCCGAGCAGGCTCGCTCCCACAGGTTCTCCCACAGATTATCGCGGGCGAGTTATCACATTTAATTTAACTTTACGTGAGGATTTGGCGATCTTCCGGCTCGCATACTTGGCCCCAATGAACACCAAACGGGAGCCGGACATGTCGCAGTCAACTGCTTCACCCAAGGCCAGCCAT
The Pseudomonas sp. MYb327 DNA segment above includes these coding regions:
- the paoC gene encoding aldehyde oxidoreductase molybdenum-binding subunit PaoC, producing MKFDTPATTNPIDQGKVIGHPTTRVEGSLKTTGQAPYAYEHHDAVPNQAYGVVVGSAIAKGRIAAMNLEAAQSSPGVIAIVTAANAGKLGKGKYNTAKLLGGPQIQHYHQAVALVVAQTFEQARAAAERVDITYSSTEGTFDLASSRDSAVEPKEQMADTLHGDFETAFAAAPVQLDETYTTPDQAHAMMEPMASMAAWDGDRLTLWTSNQMIDWSVTDLASTLGIPKKNVRLISPYIGGGFGGKLFIRSDAILAALGARMAGRPVKVALARPLIFNNCTHRPATIQRIRIGAGSDGKITAMAHEGWSGDLPGGKVELAAQPSKLLYAGENRRVTMRLSILDLPEGNAMRAPGETPGMMALEIAMDEMAEKLKLDPIEFRIINDTQVDPVKPDRPFSQRHLIECLRTGADRFGWNQRHAQPATQREGRWLIGMGVGVAFRNNLLVKSGARVRLNDQGIVTVETDMTDIGTGSYTIIAQTAAEMLGVSLDNVVVRLGDSSFPVSAGSGGQFGGNCSTAGVYAACVKLREAVAQRLGVNVDDAEFVGGEVHAGGKNMPLRNAAQSGEIVAEDSIEFGELSKKYQQSTFGAHFVEVAVDRATGETRVRRMLAVCAAGRILNPTSARSQVIGAMTMGVGAALMEDLVVDKRLGFFVNHDLAGYEVPVHADIPHQEVIFLDETDPISSPMKAKGVGELGICGVSAAIANAVYNATGIRVREYPITLDKMLDKLPPMI
- a CDS encoding xanthine dehydrogenase family protein subunit M; its protein translation is MRPFTYLHARSPAEAASLAAQVSGSRFIAGGTNLLDLMKLDIETPTQLIDVNDLALDRIEATPEGGLRIGALVRNTDLAADARIRKDYGVLSRALLAGASGQLRNMATTAGNLLQRTRCPYFYDTHQACNKRQPGSGCAAIGGFSRQLGIIGVSDACIATHPSDMAVAMRVLDAQVETVRPDGTTRVIAIADLHRLPGNTPNIETTLLAHELITAVTLPAPIGGTHLYQKVRDRASYAFALVSVAAVIQQDGSGRVALGGVAHKPWRVETAETAMNKGAKALTEQLLAGATPTHENAFKLTLVERTLASVMAQARAQA
- the paoA gene encoding aldehyde dehydrogenase iron-sulfur subunit PaoA; the protein is MTISRRELLIVGVVTAAAVILPPFISAQAAAANAALPVKTKVSIWVNGTQQQMELDTRTTLLDLLREHLQLTGTKKGCDHGQCGACTVIVDGRRINSCLTLAVMHEGSKVTTIEGLGTPDKLHPMQAAFIKHDGYQCGYCTPGQICSAVAVLGEIRDGIPSHASPSLTEPPKLIASELQERMSGNICRCGAYSNIIQAITEVAEASA
- a CDS encoding GNAT family N-acetyltransferase, which produces MPQITHYKSPCPEHINSQILQMVVDNLTDISMVAIPPSNLLYNVYQYAIGYEVHLYLEALNGAKGIEVELLVATDLDDPEKVVGFLLYLPVKDDTDACGVAYMAVDASHRRQGIARRMLREMVGRYPHAELTCAVAKVPYFESMGFQVVGTRATQVLMNTRDHGSNGLMAQLDVAPIYSSLEVRQIHTYLLQKHGKRAMLDAEKQRDRHLDQITRKASEFVRERLGEHE
- a CDS encoding class I SAM-dependent methyltransferase, which gives rise to MTPDALATLREHLLTALAAAPAETRRMFHGRGRCWPGLEQLTVDWLQGVVLVALFKEPEAAQLEALKQLLQELTQSAEWTQSGAHTLLLQHRYLLQSTTEWLLGEEVDELTIVEGGLKYRVDLGRKQNTGLFLDMRYGRDWVRANTAGKRVLNLFAYTCGFSVAAIEGGATHVVNLDMSSPALSRGRDNHRLNGHDLGKVTFLGHDLFKSWGKVIGKGPYDLVIIDPPSFQKGSFLLTKDYQRVLRRLPELLAENGSVLACMNDPAFGADFLIDGVTREAPSLRFEQRLDNPPEFPDADVECGLKALVFTLAD